In a genomic window of Magnolia sinica isolate HGM2019 chromosome 14, MsV1, whole genome shotgun sequence:
- the LOC131225267 gene encoding metalloendoproteinase 2-MMP-like — protein MASEQCSSLVTCALLHLVILLFLPLLIHSHSTHQYQNQNQQPFKSLEGCHKGQTIKGLHAIKQYLEMFGYLPHRHNNNTSGSDDDTFDDSLESAVKTYQLNYHLSVTGTLDANTLQDMALPRCGVPDIIDGRTSMRSGKKRHLGSTTQHTVAHFTFFDGNPRWPSSKKHLTYGFLPGIQVIGTQDLRSACSNAFNRWASVSNFTFEETQDYNSADLKIGFFRGDHGDGAPFNGPGNVIAHAFAPTRGWFHFDADEKWSTKLASDAFDVESVAVHEIGHLLGLGHSSVGNAIMFPSISIGVKKVELHGDDVQGIQTLYNLNQ, from the coding sequence ATGGCATCCGAACAATGTTCTTCTCTTGTAACATGCGCCCTTCTTCATCTTGTCATCCTTCTTTTTCTCCCTCTTCTCATTCATTCTCATTCCACTCACCAatatcaaaaccaaaaccaacaaCCCTTTAAGTCTCTAGAAGGTTGCCACAAGGGCCAGACCATCAAAGGCCTCCATGCAATCAAGCAATATCTTGAGATGTTTGGTTACCTCCCTCACCGTCACAACAACAATACCAGCGGCAGCGATGACGACACGTTTGATGATTCCCTGGAGTCGGCCGTCAAGACTTACCAGCTCAACTACCATCTCAGTGTCACTGGAACACTTGATGCGAATACGCTTCAAGACATGGCGTTGCCACGGTGTGGTGTCCCAGACATTATAGATGGACGAACTTCAATGCGTTCCGGGAAGAAGCGTCATCTTGGGTCCACCACACAGCACACGGTGGCCCATTTCACCTTCTTTGACGGCAACCCCAGGTGGCCTTCTTCCAAGAAACACCTCACCTATGGTTTCCTCCCTGGAATCCAAGTCATTGGGACACAGGACCTGAGGTCTGCCTGCTCAAACGCTTTCAATAGGTGGGCGAGCGTGAGCAATTTCACGTTTGAGGAAACACAAGATTATAACTCTGCTGATCTTAAGATCGGATTTTTTAGGGGAGATCATGGTGATGGGGCCCCATTCAATGGGCCTGGCAATGTAATTGCACATGCATTTGCACCGACCAGGGGGTGGTTCCATTTCGATGCAGATGAGAAGTGGTCCACTAAGCTAGCTAGTGATGCCTTCGACGTGGAATCCGTTGCGGTGCATGAGATCGGGCATTTACTTGGACTTGGGCACTCATCGGTGGGGAATGCTATAATGTTCCCCTCTATTTCCATTGGTGTGAAGAAAGTGGAACTGCATGGGGATGATGTACAGGGAATTCAAACCCTGTATAATCTAAACCAATGA